In a single window of the Agrobacterium vitis genome:
- a CDS encoding AAA family ATPase, whose translation MVFYVENFTAAAVMCRDAKRICVIGCSGSGKSTLSQILCKRLGLDYISMDRDVFWLPGWKLRPRPEALELMQQFVAGERWIIDGNSPGSLPARLARADMVIWMRPPRRVSIYGVLSRWLKHRGTVRPEMAPGCPEKIDWPFLQYVWNFEAKEVPQFQVQFDNARADLPVVVLRSHRQTNEFLTALGGCQRR comes from the coding sequence ATGGTTTTTTACGTCGAAAATTTCACTGCTGCTGCTGTTATGTGTCGGGATGCCAAGCGCATCTGCGTGATCGGCTGCTCCGGCAGCGGCAAGAGCACGCTATCGCAAATTCTGTGTAAGCGGCTGGGCCTCGATTATATCTCCATGGATCGCGACGTCTTCTGGCTACCCGGTTGGAAGCTGAGGCCAAGGCCGGAAGCGCTTGAGTTGATGCAGCAGTTCGTGGCCGGTGAGCGGTGGATTATCGACGGCAACAGCCCCGGTAGCCTGCCAGCCCGGCTGGCGCGCGCCGACATGGTGATCTGGATGCGTCCGCCGCGCCGCGTTTCGATCTACGGTGTTCTGTCGCGTTGGCTGAAACATCGCGGAACGGTCAGGCCAGAGATGGCGCCGGGATGTCCTGAAAAGATCGATTGGCCGTTTCTTCAATATGTCTGGAATTTCGAGGCGAAAGAAGTGCCGCAGTTTCAGGTGCAGTTTGACAATGCGAGGGCCGATCTTCCGGTCGTCGTTCTCAGGTCGCACCGGCAGACCAACGAGTTTCTAACGGCTTTAGGCGGGTGCCAGCGGAGGTAG
- a CDS encoding CinA family protein, producing MSLFPDDLEKAARTIIEDFIRRGLTIATAESCTGGLIAGLLTEIAGSSAVVDRGYVTYSNQAKMDMLGVPSLTLETYGAVSRQTALAMAHGALYRSGASISVAVTGIAGPGGGSDEKPVGLVHIAALSRTGAACHREMHYENHGREAIRLATIRTALALLQDIQQH from the coding sequence ATGAGCCTGTTTCCCGACGATCTGGAAAAGGCCGCCCGGACCATCATTGAAGACTTCATCAGACGCGGCCTGACCATTGCCACCGCCGAATCCTGCACCGGCGGGCTGATCGCTGGCCTGCTGACCGAAATCGCCGGATCATCCGCCGTGGTGGATCGCGGCTACGTTACCTATTCCAACCAGGCGAAGATGGACATGCTGGGCGTGCCATCGCTGACGCTGGAAACCTATGGCGCCGTGTCGCGCCAAACGGCGCTGGCCATGGCCCACGGCGCCCTCTACCGCTCCGGCGCCTCCATTTCGGTTGCAGTGACCGGAATCGCCGGGCCGGGCGGTGGGAGTGACGAGAAGCCGGTGGGGCTGGTGCATATCGCAGCACTGTCGCGAACAGGCGCAGCCTGCCATCGGGAAATGCACTATGAAAACCATGGGCGCGAAGCGATCCGCCTGGCGACCATAAGAACCGCGCTCGCCTTACTCCAGGATATCCAGCAGCATTAG
- a CDS encoding AAA family ATPase, producing MVRYVDMSAAADLLGRSNRIMVVGCSGGGKTTLSQKLASRFGLDYQSIDRDVRWLPGWQQRDRHAQRDILGELVLRERWVMDGSGPSTFDLRLPRTDLVIWVKMSRMACLRGIAGRVLRNYGKVRIAMAEGCKEPLPDREFLSYIWNFERKHAPIFVRNFDLHGPDVPVLVLKSRREVARLLDLVGASG from the coding sequence ATGGTGCGTTACGTGGATATGTCCGCTGCCGCCGATCTTCTTGGCCGCAGCAACAGGATCATGGTTGTCGGTTGTTCGGGAGGTGGCAAGACCACCTTGTCGCAGAAACTCGCGTCTCGCTTTGGGCTCGACTATCAGTCGATCGATCGGGATGTCCGGTGGCTTCCCGGCTGGCAGCAAAGAGATAGGCACGCTCAGCGAGACATTCTTGGTGAACTCGTCTTACGAGAACGCTGGGTGATGGACGGGAGTGGCCCTTCGACGTTCGATTTGCGATTACCTCGGACAGATCTGGTGATCTGGGTAAAAATGTCTCGGATGGCTTGCCTTCGCGGCATCGCGGGGCGTGTGTTGCGCAACTATGGAAAAGTCCGCATTGCCATGGCCGAAGGCTGCAAGGAGCCGTTGCCTGATCGTGAGTTCCTTTCTTACATCTGGAATTTCGAGCGCAAGCACGCACCGATCTTCGTCCGTAATTTCGATCTTCACGGCCCCGACGTTCCGGTTCTGGTGCTGAAATCCCGCAGAGAGGTCGCGCGTCTTCTCGACCTCGTCGGCGCTTCGGGGTAG
- the dusB gene encoding tRNA dihydrouridine synthase DusB codes for MPQPDLQTGFSIASVAIRNRVVLAPMSGVTDLPFRQLAFRHGAGLVVTEMVASRELVFNAAESWSRLKGAGLTPHMVQLAGRDPHWMAEAAKIAEANGADIIDINMGCPAKKVIGGYAGSALMREPEIALAMIEATVKAVSVPVTVKMRLGWDSDSINAPDLSRRAQDAGVQAITVHGRTRMQFYEGRADWDAIAAVREAISIPLIANGDIDTLEDAQEILRRSGADALMLGRACQGRPWHAGVLAGHAPPSADEIPAIAVAHYRAMLDHYGAHVGVRHARKHVGWYLERHGVQLDPAEKTALMTSKDPDHVADRLFAALAGAAPRPLEEAA; via the coding sequence TTGCCGCAGCCGGATCTCCAGACAGGGTTTAGCATTGCCTCGGTTGCTATTCGCAACCGCGTCGTGCTTGCGCCGATGTCCGGCGTCACCGACCTGCCGTTTCGGCAATTGGCCTTTCGCCATGGGGCAGGGCTGGTGGTGACGGAAATGGTTGCCAGCCGGGAGCTGGTGTTCAATGCGGCGGAAAGCTGGTCGCGGCTGAAAGGTGCGGGCTTGACGCCGCACATGGTGCAACTGGCCGGGCGCGATCCGCATTGGATGGCGGAGGCCGCGAAAATTGCCGAGGCCAATGGCGCCGATATTATCGACATCAATATGGGTTGCCCTGCCAAGAAAGTCATCGGCGGCTATGCCGGATCGGCGCTGATGCGCGAGCCGGAGATTGCGCTGGCGATGATCGAGGCGACAGTCAAGGCCGTTTCAGTCCCTGTCACCGTCAAGATGCGGCTTGGTTGGGATTCCGATTCGATCAACGCACCGGACCTGTCGCGCCGTGCGCAGGATGCCGGCGTGCAGGCGATCACGGTGCATGGCCGCACTCGCATGCAGTTTTACGAAGGCCGGGCCGATTGGGATGCGATTGCGGCCGTGCGTGAGGCGATTTCCATTCCGTTGATTGCCAATGGTGATATCGACACCCTTGAAGATGCGCAGGAGATCCTGCGACGGTCTGGCGCCGATGCGCTGATGCTGGGGCGCGCCTGCCAGGGCCGTCCCTGGCATGCGGGTGTGCTGGCCGGTCATGCGCCACCAAGCGCGGACGAAATTCCGGCGATTGCCGTCGCCCATTACCGCGCCATGCTGGATCATTACGGCGCGCATGTCGGCGTTCGCCATGCGCGCAAACATGTCGGCTGGTATCTGGAGCGGCATGGTGTGCAGCTTGATCCTGCCGAAAAGACTGCGCTTATGACATCGAAAGATCCCGACCATGTCGCCGACCGCCTGTTTGCGGCGCTGGCTGGCGCGGCACCAAGACCGCTTGAGGAGGCCGCATGA
- a CDS encoding MFS transporter: MAAPSTNDTIAIPKPLQGKDLRRIMLASVIGTTIEWYDLFIFATASALVFNKVFFPSVDPLVGTLLAFSTFASAYLSRMVGAALFGHFGDRLGRKSTLMLSLSLMGLATFAIGLLPGYETLGVWAPVLLVVLRLLQGLALGGEWGGAVLLAVEHAPQNKRGLYGSWVQIGVPAGTFLANSAFLVLSSVLSEQSFLLWGWRVAFLISIVLVAIGFYVRMSVSETPAFARHRQKAETQRLPLADLMRRHWAKVLLGGFATLSIGSSFNLIAVFGLSYGTQTLHFPKRQVLAMILIACAVCVVLLPVFGALSDRVGRRNVILAGIFAEILFAFPMFWLMDHGGLPGVLLGFLLMMTAFAANFGPIATFLSELFETGVRYTGLSICYMLAGVLGSAMTPIITSWLVATSGSAASVAWYIMGASTVSAMTLLVLSSRRQPTAAFAA, encoded by the coding sequence ATGGCCGCTCCCTCGACCAACGACACTATAGCCATCCCTAAACCTCTCCAGGGCAAGGACCTGCGCAGGATCATGCTGGCCAGCGTGATCGGCACGACAATCGAGTGGTACGATCTGTTCATTTTCGCCACCGCCTCGGCGCTCGTATTCAACAAGGTGTTCTTTCCCAGCGTCGATCCGCTGGTGGGCACGTTGCTGGCTTTCAGCACCTTTGCATCCGCCTATCTGTCGCGCATGGTGGGCGCAGCCCTTTTCGGCCATTTCGGCGACAGGCTGGGGCGAAAATCGACTTTGATGCTCTCGCTGAGCCTGATGGGTCTTGCCACATTCGCTATCGGCCTGCTGCCCGGCTATGAAACACTCGGGGTATGGGCGCCTGTTCTCCTCGTCGTGCTGCGGCTTTTGCAGGGGCTGGCGCTGGGCGGCGAATGGGGCGGGGCTGTGCTTCTGGCGGTGGAACATGCACCGCAAAACAAGCGCGGGCTTTACGGCTCCTGGGTGCAGATCGGCGTTCCCGCTGGTACATTTCTGGCCAATTCCGCCTTTCTGGTCTTATCCTCGGTTCTCTCGGAACAGAGCTTCCTGCTCTGGGGTTGGCGGGTGGCGTTTCTGATCAGCATCGTGCTCGTCGCCATCGGGTTCTATGTCCGCATGTCGGTAAGCGAAACACCAGCATTCGCCCGCCACAGGCAAAAGGCAGAGACGCAACGTCTGCCGCTCGCCGATCTCATGCGGCGGCATTGGGCAAAGGTTCTGCTCGGCGGATTCGCCACCCTGTCTATCGGCTCGTCTTTCAATCTCATCGCGGTATTCGGCCTGTCCTACGGCACGCAGACGCTTCACTTTCCCAAACGGCAGGTCTTGGCGATGATCCTGATCGCCTGCGCGGTCTGCGTTGTGCTTCTGCCGGTGTTTGGCGCGCTTTCGGACCGGGTCGGTCGCCGGAATGTCATTCTCGCCGGGATTTTTGCCGAGATCCTGTTTGCTTTCCCGATGTTCTGGCTGATGGACCACGGTGGATTGCCGGGCGTGCTTCTCGGCTTCCTGCTGATGATGACAGCCTTTGCTGCCAATTTTGGACCGATTGCCACCTTTCTGTCAGAGCTGTTCGAAACCGGCGTGCGCTATACCGGGCTGTCGATCTGCTACATGCTGGCCGGCGTGCTGGGCAGCGCGATGACCCCGATCATCACCTCCTGGCTGGTGGCCACGTCAGGCAGCGCCGCATCCGTCGCATGGTACATCATGGGAGCCTCCACTGTTTCCGCCATGACGCTGCTGGTGCTTTCCAGCCGCAGGCAACCAACGGCAGCTTTCGCGGCATAA
- a CDS encoding type II toxin-antitoxin system RatA family toxin, producing MPKFETRRIVQHSADRMYELVADVERYPEFVPLCEELAVQSRKERDGKTLLIANMTVGYKAIRETFVSQVLLKPDERAIDVKYLEGPFKYLDNRWRFEDLGDGTCAVNFYIDYEFKSMILGALMGSMFDRAFRMFSEAFETRANKVYGTA from the coding sequence ATGCCGAAGTTTGAAACCCGCCGTATTGTCCAGCACTCAGCCGATCGCATGTATGAGCTCGTCGCCGATGTCGAGCGCTATCCCGAATTCGTGCCGCTTTGCGAGGAGCTTGCCGTGCAATCGCGCAAGGAGCGCGACGGCAAGACTTTGCTGATCGCCAATATGACCGTGGGTTACAAAGCGATCCGCGAGACCTTCGTTTCTCAAGTGTTGCTGAAGCCGGACGAGCGGGCTATCGATGTCAAATATCTGGAAGGCCCGTTCAAATATCTCGACAATCGCTGGCGTTTCGAAGATCTCGGCGACGGCACCTGCGCGGTGAATTTCTACATTGATTACGAGTTCAAAAGCATGATCCTCGGCGCCCTGATGGGCTCGATGTTCGACCGGGCGTTTCGAATGTTTTCCGAGGCGTTCGAGACCAGGGCCAATAAGGTTTATGGGACCGCCTGA
- a CDS encoding bifunctional 2-C-methyl-D-erythritol 4-phosphate cytidylyltransferase/2-C-methyl-D-erythritol 2,4-cyclodiphosphate synthase, whose amino-acid sequence MVHIQADGARSTAVILVAAGRGERAGASSEGPKQYRRIGGKPVIVHSLLGFTDLLPQAALIVVIHPDDEALLAKALAPYPQLAASLIITHGGKTRQQSVLAGLKALRDQKPDYVLIHDAVRPFFDQPMLQRIIARLDDGADAVLPAMPVADTLKRGDENARVVDTVARAGLFAAQTPQSFVYDKITTAHEHAASAGRDDFTDDAAIAEWAGLTVHLVEGSPDNVKLTVKRDLEMADARLSHNALPDVRTGNGYDVHQLVPGDGVTLCGIFITHDQALSGHSDADVALHALTDALLATCGAGDIGDHFPPSDPQWRGAASRIFLEHAANIVREAGGTIMNADISLIAEAPKIGPHRQIMREKLSEILGIALDRCSVKATTNEKIGFVGRGEGIAAIATATVVFQGKPQ is encoded by the coding sequence ATGGTGCATATTCAAGCGGACGGGGCAAGGTCAACAGCGGTGATATTGGTCGCGGCAGGCCGGGGAGAGCGCGCTGGCGCCTCCAGCGAGGGGCCGAAACAATATCGGCGGATCGGCGGAAAGCCTGTTATTGTCCATAGCCTGCTCGGCTTTACAGATCTTCTCCCACAGGCAGCACTAATCGTCGTCATTCATCCCGATGACGAGGCTTTGCTGGCCAAGGCTCTCGCCCCCTATCCGCAGCTCGCTGCCTCGCTGATCATCACCCACGGCGGCAAAACACGGCAGCAATCGGTTCTGGCTGGGTTGAAAGCCTTGCGGGATCAAAAGCCGGATTATGTGCTGATCCATGACGCGGTCCGCCCGTTTTTCGATCAGCCGATGCTGCAACGGATTATCGCCCGGCTTGATGATGGTGCCGATGCCGTCTTGCCCGCGATGCCGGTGGCCGATACGCTCAAGCGTGGCGATGAGAATGCCCGAGTCGTCGATACCGTGGCGCGCGCCGGGCTTTTTGCAGCCCAGACACCGCAGAGCTTCGTCTACGACAAGATAACGACTGCTCATGAGCACGCAGCAAGCGCCGGGCGGGACGATTTTACCGATGACGCAGCCATCGCCGAATGGGCTGGACTGACGGTCCATCTGGTGGAAGGCTCGCCTGACAATGTCAAATTGACCGTGAAACGGGATCTTGAAATGGCCGATGCCCGCCTCTCCCATAACGCCTTGCCCGATGTGCGCACCGGCAATGGCTATGATGTCCACCAACTGGTGCCGGGCGATGGTGTGACGCTCTGCGGCATTTTTATTACCCATGACCAGGCCTTGAGCGGCCATTCCGATGCCGATGTCGCCTTGCATGCGCTGACCGATGCGCTGCTGGCCACCTGCGGGGCTGGCGATATCGGCGACCACTTCCCGCCGTCAGATCCGCAATGGCGCGGTGCCGCATCCCGGATCTTCCTGGAGCATGCCGCAAACATCGTGCGCGAAGCGGGCGGCACGATTATGAATGCCGATATTTCGCTGATCGCCGAAGCACCGAAAATTGGCCCGCATCGCCAGATCATGCGCGAAAAACTATCCGAGATTCTCGGCATTGCGCTGGACCGCTGCTCGGTCAAAGCCACGACCAATGAGAAAATCGGCTTTGTCGGTCGGGGCGAAGGCATTGCGGCAATTGCCACTGCGACTGTGGTTTTCCAGGGAAAGCCACAATGA